A window from Kovacikia minuta CCNUW1 encodes these proteins:
- a CDS encoding aquaporin, with amino-acid sequence MLRYLRQHYPEYLMEAWGLGMFMISAGVVTTLLEYPQSPLHQALPDAFVRRVINGIAMGLTVLGIVYSPWGKRSGAHINPAFSLTFLRLGKMKAWDAAFYVLFQFLGGLFGVLLVAILFNLSFTDPPVKYIVTIPGTWGVLIALVGELAIAFFTMTIVLYTNNHRKLAPLTGVFVCFLVMSYVIFESPLSGFGMNPARTVASALPSGIWTAIWIYLFAPIIGMLLAAEMYVRHRGIHRVTCAKMLNHRCTDTHCIHCGDRTEHALDILSDHQKLKNMGSKNT; translated from the coding sequence ATGCTGCGCTACCTCCGCCAACACTACCCTGAATATCTAATGGAAGCCTGGGGTTTGGGAATGTTTATGATCTCCGCTGGGGTGGTAACGACCTTACTGGAATACCCCCAATCGCCCTTGCACCAAGCACTTCCCGATGCTTTTGTGCGCCGAGTAATTAACGGAATTGCAATGGGATTGACGGTGTTGGGAATTGTCTATTCACCCTGGGGGAAGCGATCGGGCGCACATATCAATCCGGCTTTTTCCCTTACCTTTTTGCGATTAGGCAAAATGAAAGCCTGGGATGCCGCGTTCTATGTCCTGTTTCAATTCCTCGGTGGATTGTTCGGTGTTCTGCTGGTTGCAATTCTGTTCAACTTATCTTTTACCGATCCTCCCGTTAAATATATTGTGACGATTCCCGGTACATGGGGCGTGTTAATTGCATTGGTGGGGGAACTGGCGATCGCCTTCTTCACCATGACAATTGTTTTATACACCAATAACCATCGCAAACTGGCTCCCTTGACGGGGGTATTTGTCTGTTTTTTGGTCATGAGCTACGTCATTTTTGAGTCTCCCCTGTCTGGATTTGGCATGAACCCTGCCCGCACCGTGGCATCGGCACTCCCCTCTGGAATTTGGACTGCAATTTGGATTTATTTGTTTGCGCCCATCATCGGGATGCTGTTAGCAGCTGAGATGTATGTCAGACACAGGGGTATTCACCGCGTTACCTGTGCCAAAATGCTGAACCATCGCTGTACCGATACCCACTGTATCCACTGCGGCGATCGCACGGAACATGCACTTGATATTTTGTCTGATCACCAAAAACTTAAAAATATGGGATCAAAAAATACATAA
- a CDS encoding DUF5615 family PIN-like protein codes for MSYPIDMKLLLDQGLPLSAAALLRDAGFDTIHVSEIGMSEAEDTEIIQRAKDEERVVGTLDADFHTLLALDAAISPSVIRIRIERLRAQAFTDLLLMVISECEAELSQGAAITVEPSRIRIRRLPLLSDV; via the coding sequence TTGAGCTACCCGATCGATATGAAACTGTTGCTTGATCAGGGATTACCACTCTCTGCGGCAGCATTGCTACGTGATGCAGGTTTCGATACCATTCATGTTAGTGAAATTGGAATGTCTGAAGCCGAAGATACAGAAATCATCCAGAGAGCCAAAGATGAGGAACGTGTTGTTGGTACGCTCGATGCAGATTTTCATACTTTACTGGCGCTTGATGCAGCAATTTCTCCCTCAGTCATCCGCATTCGAATTGAAAGGTTACGTGCTCAAGCATTCACAGATCTGTTGCTGATGGTAATCTCTGAATGTGAAGCGGAGTTGAGCCAGGGAGCAGCGATTACGGTTGAGCCAAGCCGTATTCGTATTCGTCGTTTGCCACTGCTATCTGATGTCTAG
- a CDS encoding pentapeptide repeat-containing protein codes for MFSEQLAVWLEKSAFIKVLDSLSKLGLLVAAIAFLREIPKWEERAAEEARRRQLEYWRAIDVARTTTRTKKGELYSTSLKIALEGLAAEKDTSGKPIKLTNIAAGGAKLEAVDLENSHLYVCGFQVADLSEANFRNTTLEVVHFTRARLFGANFSNAVFLDVGFTHALCDSETLFPDGFDAQKAGAYLIKPDADLKQAKLVNALLWNANLQGANLQGANLQGAIMGGLKNNWQRTNLQNANLEGARAGRVDLRFADLRNANLQGADLYNANLQGADLKGADFRGARFITADQIKAAEFYYEAIYDDDFHKELGLFP; via the coding sequence TTGTTTTCTGAACAACTGGCTGTTTGGCTCGAAAAATCCGCATTTATCAAAGTTCTTGATTCTCTCAGTAAACTGGGTTTACTGGTTGCTGCAATTGCGTTTTTGAGGGAAATCCCGAAATGGGAAGAACGCGCAGCAGAAGAAGCAAGAAGAAGACAGCTTGAATATTGGAGGGCGATCGATGTTGCAAGAACCACCACAAGAACCAAAAAGGGCGAGTTATACAGCACGTCGTTAAAGATTGCTTTAGAAGGTTTAGCCGCAGAAAAGGATACGAGTGGAAAACCAATCAAACTCACCAATATTGCGGCTGGCGGAGCAAAGCTTGAGGCAGTTGATTTAGAAAATTCTCACCTCTACGTCTGTGGTTTTCAAGTAGCTGATTTAAGTGAAGCAAATTTTCGTAACACTACCCTTGAAGTTGTGCATTTTACGAGAGCACGGCTGTTTGGGGCTAATTTTAGCAATGCTGTGTTTCTAGATGTTGGATTCACCCATGCTTTGTGCGATTCAGAAACCCTATTTCCAGATGGTTTTGATGCTCAAAAAGCAGGAGCGTACTTGATAAAGCCAGATGCGGATTTAAAGCAGGCAAAGCTGGTCAATGCGTTACTGTGGAATGCAAATCTCCAAGGTGCAAATCTCCAAGGTGCAAATTTGCAGGGTGCCATCATGGGTGGATTGAAAAATAATTGGCAGCGCACGAACCTTCAGAATGCGAATCTTGAAGGAGCTAGAGCAGGACGTGTTGATCTACGGTTTGCTGATCTCAGAAATGCTAATCTTCAAGGTGCTGATCTTTATAATGCAAACCTCCAAGGTGCAGACTTGAAGGGCGCTGACTTTCGTGGAGCGAGATTCATCACGGCGGATCAAATCAAAGCCGCCGAATTTTATTACGAAGCAATATACGACGATGATTTTCACAAGGAGCTAGGGTTATTTCCATGA
- a CDS encoding GMC oxidoreductase, translating into MIIDDQQYDLIIIGTGAGGGTLAYQLAPTGKKILILERGTYLPREKANWSATEVYAKERYHTNETWYDIGGEPFRPQMSYWVGGNTKVYGAALIRLRERDFDEVNHQQGVSPAWALKYTDFEPYYAQAEKLYEVHGRQGDDPIEPPRSGDYPHPPVSHEPRIQQIAEAITKQGLRPFHLPLGIRLNEVDRTISTCIRCDSCDGFPCLVHAKSDAETGGIRPALQYPNVTLKTEAKVLRLHTSESGREIKAVEVEMGGETYLFHSNLVVVACGAINSAALLLRSHNDKHPNGLANRSDQVGRNFMKHLTTALVQISEVPNPDTYQKTICVNDFYWGDNQFPYPMGQVQNTGNVLPDMIPAEAPPLLAPFAKLVPQFGLQRIASHTTGWWLQSEDLPDPNNRVRMKGEKLHLEYTPNNSDAHERLIYTWVNVLKSIDKRSETARIPHGIYPRNSTGIQVMAHQCGTCRFGEDPTTSVLDLNCRTHDVDNLYVVDSSFFPSNSGVNPTLTIIANALRVGEHLAERMK; encoded by the coding sequence ATGATCATCGACGACCAGCAATACGACCTGATTATCATTGGTACCGGTGCGGGGGGAGGCACTCTGGCGTACCAACTGGCACCGACGGGCAAAAAGATTCTGATCCTGGAACGGGGAACCTACTTACCGAGAGAGAAGGCAAACTGGAGTGCGACGGAAGTATACGCTAAAGAGCGATATCACACCAATGAAACATGGTACGACATTGGTGGAGAGCCATTTCGCCCCCAAATGAGCTATTGGGTTGGGGGAAATACGAAGGTTTATGGAGCTGCCTTAATTCGGTTGCGGGAACGGGATTTTGACGAGGTGAACCATCAGCAGGGTGTTTCCCCAGCCTGGGCGCTGAAGTACACGGATTTTGAACCCTACTACGCCCAAGCCGAAAAGTTATACGAAGTGCACGGACGGCAGGGAGATGACCCGATCGAACCTCCCCGCAGTGGCGATTATCCCCATCCTCCGGTGAGCCATGAACCCCGTATTCAGCAAATTGCTGAGGCGATCACAAAACAGGGTTTGCGTCCATTCCACCTGCCCCTGGGAATTCGGCTGAATGAGGTCGATCGCACCATCAGCACCTGCATCCGCTGTGATAGCTGTGATGGCTTTCCCTGCCTGGTACACGCTAAATCCGACGCTGAAACCGGAGGCATTCGCCCAGCCTTGCAATATCCCAACGTGACCCTAAAAACCGAGGCAAAAGTTTTGCGGTTGCACACCAGTGAATCGGGGCGCGAAATTAAAGCGGTGGAAGTGGAGATGGGCGGAGAAACCTACCTATTTCACAGCAATCTTGTAGTGGTTGCCTGTGGGGCAATTAACTCAGCGGCATTGCTTTTGCGATCGCACAATGACAAGCATCCAAACGGACTGGCAAACCGCTCCGACCAGGTCGGACGGAACTTTATGAAGCATTTGACCACCGCACTGGTGCAAATTAGCGAGGTTCCCAACCCCGACACCTACCAAAAAACGATTTGCGTCAACGATTTTTACTGGGGCGACAATCAGTTCCCCTACCCCATGGGACAGGTGCAGAACACGGGTAATGTGCTGCCCGACATGATTCCAGCGGAAGCTCCCCCCCTCCTTGCCCCGTTTGCCAAGTTGGTGCCGCAGTTTGGTCTGCAACGAATTGCCAGCCACACTACAGGTTGGTGGCTTCAGTCAGAAGACCTACCCGATCCCAACAATCGCGTCCGCATGAAAGGCGAAAAACTGCATTTGGAATACACCCCCAACAACAGCGATGCCCACGAGCGGCTGATTTACACCTGGGTTAATGTGTTGAAATCGATCGACAAGCGATCGGAAACTGCCAGAATTCCCCACGGCATCTACCCCCGCAACAGCACCGGCATCCAGGTGATGGCGCATCAATGCGGTACCTGCCGCTTTGGCGAAGACCCCACCACCTCCGTTCTTGACCTCAACTGCCGCACCCATGATGTAGATAACCTCTACGTGGTAGACAGCAGCTTCTTCCCCTCCAACTCTGGCGTCAATCCCACCCTCACCATCATCGCCAATGCTTTGAGAGTGGGCGAGCATTTAGCAGAAAGAATGAAGTGA
- a CDS encoding DUF433 domain-containing protein, translating into MKLDRITSNSNRMNGQPCIRNLRLTVRRVIELLATYSDREELRREFPELEDEDIRQALIFASSYLEDRIIELPDRYETVA; encoded by the coding sequence ATGAAACTCGATCGCATCACCAGCAATTCCAATCGCATGAATGGACAGCCTTGTATTCGTAATCTTCGACTTACAGTTCGTCGGGTGATTGAGTTACTAGCGACCTATTCTGACCGAGAAGAACTACGCCGGGAGTTTCCCGAATTAGAAGATGAAGACATTCGGCAAGCCCTGATTTTTGCCTCTTCCTACCTGGAAGATCGCATCATTGAGCTACCCGATCGATATGAAACTGTTGCTTGA
- a CDS encoding glucose 1-dehydrogenase, protein MTKLAGKVAIVTGSSGGIGQGIAERLAQDGASVVIDYHTHPQGAEETLSVVESAGSKGLIVQADLSVVSDIQKLVSATIDHFGKVDVLVNNAGMDGKNKDFWDLTEADFDAVINLNLKGTFFATQMVVKHFIDTKRAGKIINISSVHEELPFPHFAPYCVSKGGIKMMMRDLAIELGPLGITINNIAPGAIETPINTALLNDPEKLSALLKNIPLGRLGKPSDIAPLVSFLASSDADYMTGTTFFVDGGLLWNYHEQ, encoded by the coding sequence ATGACCAAACTTGCAGGCAAAGTCGCGATCGTTACTGGTAGCAGTGGCGGCATTGGACAGGGAATTGCGGAGCGTCTGGCTCAGGATGGTGCCAGTGTGGTGATTGATTACCATACCCATCCCCAGGGGGCAGAGGAGACGCTTTCAGTGGTGGAATCAGCCGGGAGTAAGGGGCTGATCGTTCAGGCGGATCTGAGCGTTGTCAGTGATATTCAAAAGCTGGTCAGTGCGACCATTGACCACTTCGGCAAGGTGGATGTTTTGGTCAATAATGCCGGAATGGATGGCAAGAATAAGGATTTCTGGGATTTAACCGAGGCGGATTTTGATGCCGTGATCAATCTCAACTTAAAGGGAACATTTTTTGCCACGCAAATGGTCGTTAAACATTTCATTGACACCAAACGCGCGGGCAAAATTATCAACATCAGTTCAGTTCACGAAGAACTCCCCTTTCCCCACTTCGCGCCCTATTGTGTCAGTAAAGGTGGCATCAAAATGATGATGCGCGACCTGGCGATCGAACTCGGTCCCCTGGGCATCACCATTAACAACATTGCCCCAGGCGCGATCGAAACCCCGATTAATACTGCCCTGTTAAATGACCCCGAAAAGCTCTCTGCCCTGCTCAAAAACATTCCCTTAGGAAGACTTGGCAAACCCAGCGACATCGCCCCCCTGGTGTCCTTCCTGGCATCTTCTGATGCAGACTATATGACCGGTACCACCTTCTTTGTCGATGGCGGCTTACTGTGGAACTACCATGAACAGTAA
- the poxB gene encoding ubiquinone-dependent pyruvate dehydrogenase, protein MPKQTIAAKIVETLVQAGVRRVHGVVGDSLNSLVEEIRRTDGIDWIHYRHEEAAAFAAGAEAQLSGQLAVCAGSCGPGNVHLINGLYDCHRSMTPVLAIAAHIPSSEIGTGYFQETHPDRLFVECSHYCELISSARQMPRILQIAMQHAISKSGVSVIALSGDVAMEPIPDDSLANTVMTIRPAIRPTDEDLQTLAALLNHAEKVTLLCGSGCAGAHAELLALGEALKSPMVHALRGKEHVEYDNPYDVGMTGLIGFPSGYRALESCNVLLILGSDFPYKDWYPKQAKIAQIDIRPERLGRRCHIDLGLMGDVKQTLQALLPLLHTKTDRTHLDTSLEYYRKTRAELDSHAIGVAGNRPIYPEYLASVISELAAEDAIFTADVGSPTVWAARYLKMTRDRRLLGSFNHGSMANAMPQAIGAQFLYPDRQVISLSGDGGFTMLMGDFITLFQYDLPVKVIVFNNGVLGFVAMEMKVAGLPPYGTDLKNPDFAKMANAMGVLGIRVEDPADVRPAIERALKYNGPVLVDVLTNPSELSLPPKIELNQAWGFSLYMLKETLSGHGDEVVRTIESNFLKRKK, encoded by the coding sequence ATGCCCAAACAAACGATCGCTGCCAAAATTGTCGAAACCCTGGTGCAGGCAGGAGTACGCCGCGTCCATGGGGTTGTGGGAGATTCCCTCAACAGTCTGGTCGAGGAAATTCGACGTACCGATGGGATTGATTGGATTCACTATCGGCACGAGGAAGCGGCAGCATTCGCAGCGGGAGCGGAGGCGCAACTGAGTGGGCAACTGGCGGTGTGTGCGGGTAGTTGCGGACCGGGAAATGTGCATTTGATCAATGGATTGTACGACTGTCACCGCAGTATGACACCGGTGCTGGCGATCGCCGCCCACATTCCCAGCAGCGAAATTGGGACGGGGTACTTTCAGGAAACGCACCCCGATCGCCTGTTTGTGGAATGCAGCCACTACTGTGAGCTGATTTCCTCTGCCCGCCAGATGCCAAGGATTCTTCAAATTGCGATGCAGCATGCCATCAGCAAAAGTGGTGTGTCCGTGATTGCCCTTTCTGGCGACGTGGCAATGGAGCCAATTCCCGACGATTCCCTTGCCAATACCGTCATGACGATCCGTCCTGCCATCCGCCCAACCGACGAAGACCTCCAGACCTTAGCAGCCCTACTCAATCATGCAGAAAAAGTCACCCTTCTCTGTGGCAGCGGTTGTGCGGGTGCCCACGCTGAGCTACTGGCGTTGGGTGAAGCCCTGAAATCGCCGATGGTGCATGCACTCCGAGGCAAGGAACACGTCGAATACGATAATCCTTACGACGTTGGCATGACCGGGCTAATTGGATTTCCTTCTGGCTACCGGGCACTGGAAAGCTGCAATGTGCTGTTAATTTTGGGTAGCGACTTTCCCTATAAGGATTGGTATCCGAAACAGGCAAAAATTGCCCAAATTGACATTCGCCCCGAACGGTTGGGACGCCGATGCCATATCGACTTGGGGCTGATGGGAGATGTTAAGCAAACCCTCCAAGCACTCCTCCCTTTGCTGCACACTAAAACCGATCGCACCCATCTCGATACCTCCCTGGAGTATTACCGGAAAACCCGTGCGGAACTCGACTCGCATGCGATCGGAGTGGCAGGAAATCGCCCCATTTATCCTGAATACCTGGCAAGTGTGATCAGTGAACTGGCAGCCGAAGACGCCATTTTTACAGCGGATGTCGGTTCTCCAACAGTGTGGGCAGCCCGTTACCTGAAAATGACCAGAGATCGACGGTTGCTCGGTTCCTTCAACCACGGTTCAATGGCAAACGCGATGCCCCAGGCGATTGGTGCCCAATTTCTTTACCCCGATCGTCAGGTGATTTCCCTCTCAGGGGATGGTGGTTTCACCATGCTCATGGGCGACTTCATCACCCTGTTTCAGTACGATCTGCCCGTCAAGGTAATTGTGTTTAACAATGGGGTGCTGGGATTTGTGGCGATGGAAATGAAAGTGGCGGGGCTTCCCCCCTACGGTACAGACCTGAAGAATCCTGATTTCGCTAAGATGGCAAATGCGATGGGTGTATTGGGAATTCGGGTGGAAGATCCTGCCGATGTTCGTCCGGCGATCGAGCGGGCATTGAAATACAACGGCCCCGTTCTGGTAGATGTATTGACCAATCCCAGTGAACTGTCATTACCGCCCAAGATCGAACTGAATCAGGCATGGGGTTTCAGTCTGTACATGCTGAAGGAAACCCTTTCTGGTCATGGTGATGAGGTGGTGCGAACGATCGAAAGCAACTTCTTGAAGCGAAAAAAATAG